In a single window of the Streptomyces sp. HUAS ZL42 genome:
- a CDS encoding DUF305 domain-containing protein gives MNAHRRLIRRTALAVTAGAAALVLTACGGDSDSGSGGHDMGSMNHDSGSSATASAEAGAHNEQDVSFSSEMIQHHRQAVEMAELATSRASAQEVKDLAAKIKGAQDPEIKTMSGWLTAWGEEVPEDMSSSMPGMDHGMSHSMPGMMSSQDMEKLDKASGTEFDKMFLEMMVEHHEGAIEMAKSEKADGKYGAAVELADDVITAQTAEIEQMNKMLGKS, from the coding sequence ATGAATGCACACCGCAGGCTCATCCGTCGTACCGCCCTCGCCGTCACGGCAGGCGCCGCCGCCCTCGTCCTGACCGCCTGTGGCGGCGACAGCGACAGCGGCAGCGGGGGTCACGACATGGGGTCGATGAACCACGACTCCGGCTCGTCCGCGACCGCGTCGGCCGAAGCCGGTGCCCACAACGAACAGGACGTCTCCTTCTCCTCGGAGATGATCCAGCATCACCGTCAGGCCGTGGAGATGGCCGAGCTGGCCACGAGCCGCGCCTCGGCACAGGAGGTCAAGGACCTCGCCGCGAAGATCAAGGGCGCGCAGGATCCGGAGATCAAGACGATGTCCGGCTGGCTCACCGCGTGGGGCGAGGAGGTCCCCGAGGACATGTCCTCCTCCATGCCGGGCATGGACCACGGCATGTCGCATTCGATGCCCGGCATGATGAGCAGCCAGGACATGGAGAAACTGGACAAGGCCTCCGGCACCGAGTTCGACAAGATGTTCCTCGAGATGATGGTCGAGCACCATGAAGGTGCCATCGAGATGGCCAAGAGCGAGAAGGCCGATGGCAAGTACGGTGCCGCCGTGGAGCTCGCAGACGACGTGATCACGGCCCAGACCGCCGAGATCGAGCAGATGAACAAGATGCTCGGTAAGAGCTGA